In Dryobates pubescens isolate bDryPub1 chromosome 31, bDryPub1.pri, whole genome shotgun sequence, one DNA window encodes the following:
- the PLVAP gene encoding plasmalemma vesicle-associated protein, producing the protein MEKSNYAMAKFGLETKEVMPKRDCGFYVKYIFLFTSLIQFLIILGLVLFMVYGNAQAGTDTHLRAMEEQVQSSYGRIIALSARNLNLTRTLNATLKDKQGLQALLLKVQRDLDKCNSSQGSNSVPTLQQMVRLIYLQRTKLDECHMVFSITNASCNAEKAMVRSQLDQTILAMKKLEENTRKGDATLGEATWELEKCQQDLLTTRTNLESTETLMKQLKLECGSLNSHVSHTFQRLEDMLRSHSCKAAHDQVTWLAQRTEGLFLWQQDRETKYVGKSVCDMYVRQCHINCSREKQERLKKLQDTEKQVKSGQEEKKQLVAEKERLSKELEEKGKVAAQAGYFKEQLNICLGSKMDVVLDGTGSRGPGGAARAGPLASSGSYTDALGNQGIFGNTGKINTEDIERWVQKLMEQYTPNLRNPSSILPPDPSDAPGRGARAPRWAQEAAINHRLPLADLQPRFPLLPGQSSSSCPPGSPHAISPRQHLAAGT; encoded by the exons ATGGAGAAGAGCAACTACGCCATGGccaagtttgggctggaaaccAAGGAGGTGATGCCCAAGCGGGACTGTGGCTTCTACGTCAAGTACATCTTCCTCTTCACCTCCCTCATCCAGTTCCTCATCATCCTGGGCTTGGTGCTCTTCATGGTGTACGGCAACGCGCAGGCTGGCACCGACACGCACCTGCGGGCCATggaggagcaggtccagagcagctACGGCAGGATCATcgccctcagtgccaggaaccTCAACCTCACCCGCACCCTCAACGCCACCCTCAAGGACAAGCAAGGCCTGCAGGCCCTCCTCCTGAAGgtccagagagacctggataAATGCAACAGCAGCCAAGGGTCCAACTCCGTCCCCACG ctgcagcagatggTGAGGCTCATCTACCTCCAGAGGACGAAGCTGGATGAGTGCCACATGGTATTCAGCATCACCAATGCCAGCTGCAACG ctgagaagGCCATGGTGAGGAGCCAGCTGGACCAGACCATCCTGGCCATGAAGAAGCTGGAGGAGAACACCCGCAAAGGTGATGCCACGCTGGGCGAAGCCACCTGGGAGCTGGAGAAGTGCCAGCAGGACCTTCTCACCACCAGGACCAACCTGGAGTCCACAGAAACCCTGATGAAGCAGCTGAAGCTCGAGTGTGGCTCCCTGAATTCTCATGTCAGCCACACCTTCCAGCGCCTGGAGGACATGCTCCGGTCCCACAGCTGCAAGGCTGCCCACGACCAGGTCACCTGGCTGGCACAGAGGACAGAAGGACTCTTCCTCTGGCAGCAGGACCGGGAGACCAAGTACGTGGGGAAGAGCGTGTGTGACATGTATGTGCGCCAGTGCCACATCAACTGCtccagggagaagcaggagcggctgaagaagctgcaggaCACGGAGAAGCAGGTCAAGAGCGGCCAAGAGGAGAAGAAGCAGCTGGTGGCGGAGAAGGAGAGGCTCagcaaggagctggaggagaagggcaaGGTGGCTGCACAGGCTGGGTACTTCAAggagcagctcaacatctgcTTGGGGTCCAAG ATGGACGTCGTCCTGGACGGCACAGGCTCGCGGGGGCCGGGCGGCGCGGCGCGGGCAGGACCCCTCGCCAGCAGCGGCTCCTACACCGATGCCCTGGGGAACCAGGGCATCTTCGGGAACACGG GGAAGATCAACACAGAGGACATCGAGCGCTGGGTGCAGAAGCTCATGGAGCAGTACACACCAAACCTGAGGAACCCCAG TTCCATCCTGCCCCCGGACCCCTCGGACGCGCCAGGGCGCGGGGCCAGGGCGCCGCGGTGGGCGCAGGAGGCGGCGATTAATCACCGCCTGCCGCTCGCTGATTTACAGCCTCGCTTCCCGCTGCTTcctggccagagcagctcttcctgcCCGCCGGGCTCCCCGCACGCCATCTCCCCTCGCCAGCACCTCGCTGCTGGCACGTAG